CTGCCTTTTGTTTTGCATTGTTattaataaatcagtgttttgtttatactTCTCTTTTCCTTGTGTTTCCCTGGATCCTCGTCTCTCCCGCACGTGTGACAATATGCTGGTCACTTTAGGCTCACAGCCACATTAGCTAGTGTTTATTGTGCCATATCTTTGCCAAAACTGGTCCAGACAAGTTTGAATGTACCTGGACCACATTTTCTAGAACATATgtggaccacatttggtttaCACCCTGATTACTGTATGAATAGCatttagttaattattttatggaaaaccagttacctcagtatctccatcagacagtttggactctttagtccttcagaaagaagcatcactccagaatcctgaaggtcattgttactcaggtccagttctctcaggaaAGAGTTTGAGAATTTCAAAACTGATGACAAACTCTCACAAGActgagcagtgagattacataggGAAAATCTGAACAAGAAGAACATAGTGATTGCATACAGAATTCATCTTAGCagtgtatattatttaatttaattgttattattattattattagaaataaataaatagtcaagTATTTCAAACTCAAACCTTAACATCTCCAGCCTAGAGTTTagactcttcagtccatcagaaagaAGCATCACTCCAgagtcctgcaggtcattgttactcaggtccagttctctcagaaCAGAGTTTGAGGTTTTAAAAACTGATGACAAACTCCCACAAGACTGAGCAGTGAGTTTACATATGGAAAATCTGAACAAAATGAACACAGTAATTGCATGCATAATCAATCTTAGcagtgtattaatttattttttttagaaattaatacataATCAAGTATTTCAAACTTAAACCTCAACATCTCCAGCTTAGAGTTTGGACTCGTtagtccttcagaaagaagcatcactccagaatcctgcaagtcattgttactcagatccagttctctcaggacagagtttgaggactgtagagctgaagacaaactctcacaggactgagcagtgagaAGACACCCACACAGCctgtgaagagaacaaaacaaacagccatattaatgtgAATTTATCAGTTAGGTTATATAGTTTATAATTTGGAGTTAATGTTTGTACTGAATTACACTTTGTAATAAAATACTATAACAAGCACTTAAATAATTTCAAAACTATTACAGTTCATTAGTAGCTTATAAATTGTTAATACATTAAAAGACTATATACAAATAGTGAGTTCATCATTGATGGAACTGTAATTAACATGTTTAATTACTTATATGTAAAGAGTTAGCTAATGCTTTGTTGACAATTTATTAACCACAGATTGTTCTCACTTTAGATTAGGTCAcagaaaatctgaaaatgtcCTACATTAAGTGCTTTAAACCAGCCTTTATTGGAcattaattgtattatattaatattgaGTGTTccttaaaatgtttacaaatacatTAAGCAGACATACACACATTGAGATTTTACGTTTTATAGGGACATTCTATTGAAAGgttttttttatactgtataaaCTGTGTATCCTGTCCTCTTCAAACCTAGATGTAATCCTACCCCTAATCCTAACTGATGTATTTTAACAACATGATGTAATAAGTATTTGTATGCACTTCATTTTGACAGcattatgctattttttttaatgtttaattttgggCATAGGTTTAATgcatttgtacatttaaaaaaaacctgaatACTAATGCAATTAATGACCAATAAAGGTTGGTTTTAAAGAGGTCATTTTCCCTCCCAACCAGTTGTCGATCGTACAACCCAATCAAGACACCTACATGATGCCAGCTAGTCTACTAGTCTTCCTGAGTTTTGACCCGGCCTGCCTGATTAACATTAATCCACGTCAGAAGCACAGGAAGACAGTAATTCACAGGACACTAAAACAGTGATTACGTGACTTACACAAtcagagcagtgttgtttttgacaaccatcttagatttagtcttagtcttattcttttggactaaaaaggcttattagttttagtcaaattttagtcacttctatatgtgatagttttagtccaatttaagtcgacgaaaagtcaaaaaggttttagtctagttttagtcgacgaaaagtcataaaggttttagtctagttttagtcaaaaaaaggggaaaaagtagtcttttaaccaattaatgtaggtcagtaagtattttgctgttgggtagtgtcacttataagttctgaaaatagcagatctatagttcaacacaatgtgagcttccggatcgactattttcaccaataattacaataatgaaggaatgttttaaaacataaaagacaaacaaggatgaaATGCTAAAACGGCTGGCCATAccagtatggcaaagagtatttaatgctaaaacggcttgccatagcggcagatactttttaggttttaattggcatgcacaataagcagaaatgtcatgcattttaaacgtctgacggaccacccactaatattttcgtctattctcatctcgtcaacgaaaactcacacacgtctcgtcatgttttagtcatcaacgagccatttttatctcgtcatcgtctcgttatcgtcatgaaaaaaagtggcatcaactaaatgatttcgtcatcgtcatcgttgacgaaaacaacactgaatcAGAGAGGAGAAACTTTTCTTAGTCTGAGAGCACCCAAGAAACAGACGTCCAGTTTTCTCCTGACATAAATTTCAACTGAATACACAAATTGGACAGATTTACACAGACACTTTCCGATCCTGCAGGGCACAGGGTCCGTCCAGCATGACTCTTGTGACCCTTCAGACATCTCGTTCCCCCTCCTCTGACATTCAGAATGCATCCCCTCTCTCAACAGAGAGCACACAGCAGAGATAATCTTTAAGAGACAATCAACATATTAGCattgctattagagcaacagtatcatatgttttcatgtcttttactGTATATACTTGATGTGTTTTATTTAATCATTGGAgatttaatctatgcattataagCCTTTAGAGAGGGAAGTGACCAAATGTAGGATCTCGGTCGAACAGAGCACCAAACAAACTGCAGAAATTACCACATTCCAGAGAATCGAGAAGATTCTCTTTCCCAGCCATAAAATTGatccatgaccatcacatgacgaTCATCAGACGCCAATTTGTCTGGACTGCTTCTGTCGAGATCTGCGCCTTATGCCTCAGGGAAATCATACTGCTAAAACTTAACGCAATTACCAGGAGAGAAGAAACTCCCCCtccacctaagaaacaaacatcCAGTCTTCTACTGACATAAATTTCAACTAAAATCACAAATAGGGACAGatttaataacaatttttttcgatactaccgtggtcgcatgactcgataaaacgataggtcttctgtgaaaagtttgctcaggcaaatggagcgaacgggaggtagcgggaactacaattcccatcagcccaggcgtggccatcatcctttgcggtctgttgtgattctgaatggagggaAGAGCGGAGTTTTGAAAAGACGGAGCATCGTTGTTTTAACTCGCTCCAAGACTGCTCCACCACCGCTCTATCATGAGAACAATTCACGCCAActgtccgtaatataactgcatattaagcaggaattcacatgctaaacatatttcgcttgatagagatggatcactcaaatcagaaataatgtgaagacTATCATGACGGCAATGGACATcatatgagcggtaaattatagttcacaagtttgttctttctagatacttaatattttcaagtgaaagcatcatttaaacaggtacggcacttattcacacgcaatcactctgttaatgcattaaaacaaatgtaatggtatccgatttcgaatgagcagaaatctgtaagaaatgcagcgatccataagtaaaataactgacgaaaatgtatttttattttcattacaaactttgcactgtaCAAAGCagcaattatattatttaatgctgatgttattagcttggtatgtggtaggaacaaagtttgcacactagtgttccaaactctcctgttattttatttttgtatttttgtattttaatataagttatgaacaggaccgttatatttcaaacattatttctgattttttttggtgattattaaatgcacagagCGCAGAGGGGAAATttttgccgctccactccgctcacatactctggtcccaagtgagagggtttttttctgttgcaggggacattgtaaatgcccagagatcccagcttttaccagataatgttaatatgctagatttcctttaaaaaaaactgtctcagtgtgtgtgtgagtgagtgagtgaatgaggtgagtgttctcaaatactcattcagcacatgggcctgctatttttattttttctgagttttcaagaatactaaattgaaacttttttttttttttttttttacatggtttaataattttttgttattaaaattgaagttcctgaTTCAAAGTGATAGAttgctaatttgtatgccattgatatgttcaatgtacatgtaaactgtttaataagcacttctggcacttttttcgagtctcttcattagttttgttttttctgtaaatgattcaataaataccgtaccgtgacattcatatcgaggtattaccgtatcgtgaagttttgataccgttacatccctaattagcatgcaagcaatataCCCTTGTTTGATACGGGATGAATAGTCTTGACAAATGCTACACAAATTGGTAGTGTGTACAGGCAcaaacacaagtaaacaaaatcTCATCTTCTTGCTGAACCTGGTACTAGATCGTTAAGTTAAATCTCTGCTTTTGTGGTTTTCTAAGGTTGCTATTTAACCCTTTAGgcgccaggtttttttttttgaaaaatgctggattttgacatcaagatttcaaaagcttgtggcttgaaagggcttaaagatagagatctactgtaaattagaaaaatgttgggcatcaccaaaagttgatgtggggtgtaaatattctcatctaatttgcatattatgacgtcatcatgggggcggcattattgaaattcataatattcaggaaatagtagatattgaattgatgtttttttagttttttgtctttttatccacattacaaatgatcagaaaagagaaaaccaacaataaaacaggaaaaaatactcaattattactatattactatactatatagtaaaatgcacgtgaacagtagcctaatgtttgattagttcatcagtaatactcaggaaataatagatattgaatggatgtttgaacttatttgcacattttttgtcttttatcctcattccaaattatcagaaaagaggataccaacaatataacaggaaaaagtactaaattattactattctgtatagtaaaatgcatgtgaacagtagccaactgtttgatcagttcataataatattcaggaaataataaatattgaatggatgtttgaagttatttgctaatttttttgtcttttatccttatttcaaataatcagaaagaggaaaccaacaataaaacaggaaaaagtactaaattattactatattactatttgatgtagtaataaaatgcatgtgaacagttgTTATGCACACAGACACACGGGACCGGTAAGTACAATTCAAGATGTTTATTAGATTGCAGCAGAGCAGAAACAGTGAGGATAAAGGCTGATCCAGAGAGGTGAGTAACGGATGCACGGTGTAGAGTGATTTGCAGTACAGCAGATGATTAAACCGTTCTTTCTTTTGCAGGAGATGGATCTGGACGAGACGAGGATGGACACACACCGCAGACTGGACTGGAGACACAGGGAGCACAAGACTAGAACACAAGAGAGACAGGTAAGAGCTTTCAGGTAAGTATGGATTGTGGCTTCGAAGGCGAGAGACACAATGAGTCCGTGTAGAGTTAACGTGCCCGGACGATGACTGAAGTGCGGTGTGTGCATAAATAGGTTGACAGGTGATTAGGTGCAGGTGATACTCATCAGAACTCGGGTGATTGTGATCGCCGGGTGTGACTGGTGttagagcctggccaatccgtgacaacaGTAGCCTGTTTGATCATTTCacaagtaatattcaggaaataaaagataataaatggatgtttgaacttatttgcatgtttttattttttttatcctcattccaaatgatcaaaaaagagaacactaacaataaaacaaaaatattacatattacactactatatagtagtaaaatgatcaaatggatgagaatagaggaaaccaacaataaaacagaagaaattactaaattattagaatattattatacccctgtgtacactatgaccacattcacccctgccacccccattccttttgggcaaagggacgaaatgatcgctggttatgctttgtaaacactttctcGTCTTGCGAGGCGGCACCACTGCGAGGCAAAGATGTACCGGGAgatgcgcgtctattagacggccgatcgtcacttccaaaaggcaaacattccccttcagagtgagaatcggcaaataacatttgcaacatttgtttgtgctttatttgtttgtgcttcatgaacaatctcgtcttacacagcagcacaactgctccgcaaagatgtaccgcgagatgcgcatctattagacggccgatcgtcatttccaaaagacaaatattcccctttagagtcacaatcagcaaataacatttgcaacccatcttcacggtacaactttttatcagccgtttggtgcttttctcctcacaaatctgacaatttactCTACGCTATGAACTGTACTGCTTCCGCATCAATGAAGATCGCTCACATTCTCTATGATTTCTTCCAATACTTTGAACAGGAACAAGAcgtaattttggtctagaatcgaagtactacatgtctgccatctagtggttaggaatacaaatgagaaattacaccGTATTAGGAACTACAGTCTATTTCAATGGGTATGACGTCTTGTCGCAATTCTGCGACTTTGGCGCTTAGAGGGTTAAGAGCTAGTAGCAattactagaacatttggggttctatTTAATTCAGTAATTCTCTCAGCCCTGGAACTGTATGAGTGTATGTgtgaaatgtgtgtgtgtctttgtatattagttttgtgtattagagtagttcaataaatcattgtttcattaaaagaagtgtcttgaattttatgttcacaaaagttttATCTGTGCTCAGATCCAAGCTACCTGGCTTTAAATTTCCTagcataatatttttgtttatttatgatTTTGGCCATGAGCATAATATAAACCTCAGAGTCGATAAAGTATACTGATCTAACCACTTCGCAGGACAAATGGTTAAGAAGCTTAGTCTATTAATTcagaatcaatttaatcaagttcagAATCTTTGGATTTGATTCTTTATTGGAATCAATTAAATTTGATCTAATTCCTAGAGAAATTATTTCGTCCTCATAACTTGAACATTGCATTATAAAATTCCAGGTTATCCAGGATGGTTGAAACTCTTGACTGTTTTCTCATCAGGTTTTTTGAGTTCCTAGAGTTCTTGGAGAAAATGCCACTGATACAATAATACTACAATATAGACAGGCAAAAATTCTATAATTTATAATAGGTATAGTTATAAAACACCTATTTATCCACATATTTGAACAGTGATTCAGTTAAAGTGAATGTCAAACCTCAGTATGTTGAGTCGACAATATGGACTCTTCAATCCATCATAAATCAGCTTCACTCCTGAGTCCTCCAGGTaattgttactcaggtccagctctgtCAGATGGGAGTTTGTTGATTGTAGAGCAGAAGACACAGTTTCACAGTGTCTTTCATAAAGATCACAGCTGTCAAATCTGCCAGAACAGAATGTTTTTAGTCAACTTAATTTCTGATGTTCAGTTTTTCTGCAAAAACATATTGTTCTATTCATAGTCTGGGTAGATGTAGAACAAAACATTTAATTGAAAAGCAGTCAGTGAAATTACTAACAGTGCTTTTCTGCAGCATCTCACAGCTGGGATGAGTCTCCCGCAGTTAAAAGATGACGTGAACATCTTTGGGTTGAACTCATCCAGCACCTTCTCTGACATCAGCAGTACATAGGACAGCACTGTGCACATTGAAAATGAGAGGTCTCTTACTTGATGTTCATCTGAACTGAGGTAATTCTGTATTTCCTCATATAATGAATGATCTTTTAGCTCAAGTAAGCAGTAGAATAGGTTGACTGAAGCTTCATCTGATATATCTGAGATATCTGAGTCATCTTCATCTGAGTACTCGCTTTGTACTTGTTTAATGTATTTAGTTGTTTGTCTGATGCTCTCTGTGGTGTCTTCAGTGTGTTTGATTAAGCCTTTGAGCAGATTTTGACTGGATTCCAATGATATTCCCATGAGAAACCGCAGGAACAGGTCCAGATGTCCTCTCTTACTCTGTATTGCTTTATCAATGGCTCTTTTTGTTAAATCATGAAATTTTACTTTTCTAAAAAAGAATTTAAGCTTTTGTGTGGCTGTAGTTTGTGAATCTTCAAAGAAAAACAGAAGATCTCGCTTGTTTTTGTTCAGGTAGCAGAGGAACACATGCACTGCAGCGAGGAACTCTTGAACACTCAGATGCACAAAGCAGAAGACCTTTGTCTTATAAAGTCCAACTTCCTTCTTAAAGATCTCAGCAATCATTCCTGTGAACTCAGTGTCTTTACTCACATCGATACCACATTCTTTCAGATCATCCTCGTAGAACACAATGTTTTCCTTCTTCAGTTGTTCAAATGCTAGCTTGGCTAACTTCAGAATCCTCTTTCTATTTAATTGTAAGTGCTTTGTACATTCACTTTCTTCTTGTTCATCATACTTCTGACTCTTTGTGTACATCTGTATCCGCAGGAAGTGAATGTACATTTCAGTGAGTGTTGTGCTAATGGTCTCTGCATTGTTCTCAATGAGAATATCCTGAAGTACTGTGGCCGTGATCCAGCAGAACACAGGAATATGGCACATGATATAGAGACTACGAAATGTCTTAATGTGAGAGATGATTCTGGAGGCCTGAACCtcatctgtgattttttttctgaagtactGCTCCTTCTGTTGGTCTGTGAATCCTCGCACTTCTGTGAACAAACCCACAAACCGAGAaggaatctgattggctgctgctggtcgtgaTGTCACCCAGACGAGAGATGATGGAAGCAGATTTCCTCTGACCAGATTTGTAAACAGCACATCTACGGATGCTCTTTCCACAACTGTGTCCAATGTTTTCCTTTTAAAGTTCAATGGCAGTCGACTCTCATCAAGTCCATCAAATATAAATGCTAGCTTACATTTCTTATATAACTCTAATTTTTCCATGTCCTTCAATTCAGGATAAAATTTCAGCAGAAGCTCATGGAGACTGACCTCTCTATCTTTTATCACATTGATCTCTCTAAATGGAAGCAGGAACACACAGTCTATATCCTGATTGGATTCTCCTTCTGCCCAATCCATAATGAACTTGTGTACACAGACagtttttccaatgccagcgactcccttGGTCAGCACAATCTTCTCCTCATTGTTTTTCCTCAGTTCAGTGAAAATATTATTGCATTTGATTGGCTTgtcatgtatttttttgttcttgaAAACATCATCAATCTTCAGAATCTCATGTTCGTGATTGACACTTTTCATATCTCCCTCTGTGATGAACAGTTCTGTGTAAACAACTTTGAGATCTGTGTCATTTTCTTGGTTGccctcaaaaatatattttgcctTTCTCTTTATGTTGTTTTTGTGAGTTTTTAAGAAGTTTTGAAGCtctataattaaaaacaaataaataagagaCAAAAAAGCATTATACAAATTTGACACATATCAGCATGTCAGCATGATTATCATTATTAGTTACTGATTCAGACAGATTTCATGCTGCTGAAAACAGCAGTC
Above is a genomic segment from Garra rufa chromosome 2, GarRuf1.0, whole genome shotgun sequence containing:
- the LOC141325976 gene encoding protein NLRC3-like; this encodes MASVEEPLVDSLKELVEAELKEFHWHLKNTYNKCISKSEMEKADIFDTVDKMVACFGPEEAVKVMVDILRKMNKNDLAEQLENEQKQAQPEGNKKTSVPVGGDSQQIWKLQNFLKTHKNNIKRKAKYIFEGNQENDTDLKVVYTELFITEGDMKSVNHEHEILKIDDVFKNKKIHDKPIKCNNIFTELRKNNEEKIVLTKGVAGIGKTVCVHKFIMDWAEGESNQDIDCVFLLPFREINVIKDREVSLHELLLKFYPELKDMEKLELYKKCKLAFIFDGLDESRLPLNFKRKTLDTVVERASVDVLFTNLVRGNLLPSSLVWVTSRPAAANQIPSRFVGLFTEVRGFTDQQKEQYFRKKITDEVQASRIISHIKTFRSLYIMCHIPVFCWITATVLQDILIENNAETISTTLTEMYIHFLRIQMYTKSQKYDEQEESECTKHLQLNRKRILKLAKLAFEQLKKENIVFYEDDLKECGIDVSKDTEFTGMIAEIFKKEVGLYKTKVFCFVHLSVQEFLAAVHVFLCYLNKNKRDLLFFFEDSQTTATQKLKFFFRKVKFHDLTKRAIDKAIQSKRGHLDLFLRFLMGISLESSQNLLKGLIKHTEDTTESIRQTTKYIKQVQSEYSDEDDSDISDISDEASVNLFYCLLELKDHSLYEEIQNYLSSDEHQVRDLSFSMCTVLSYVLLMSEKVLDEFNPKMFTSSFNCGRLIPAVRCCRKALFDSCDLYERHCETVSSALQSTNSHLTELDLSNNYLEDSGVKLIYDGLKSPYCRLNILRFDIHFN